One Aegilops tauschii subsp. strangulata cultivar AL8/78 chromosome 2, Aet v6.0, whole genome shotgun sequence genomic window, gatctatccttatagatcttgatgctcaatgttcaagtagcttaatccaggttttccattgaaaaacacttttcaaataaccctgtatgctttccagaaattctacatcatttctgatcaacaatatgttaacaacatatgctcatcagaaattctatagtgctcccactcacttctttggaaatacaagtttctcataaactttgtataaacccaaaaaaatttatcatctcatcaaagcgtacattccaactccgagatgcttactccagtccttataaggattgctggagctttgcatacttgttagcatctttcaggattgacaaaaccttctggttgtatcacatacaacctttccccaagaaaatcgtcgaggaaacaatgttttgacatcctatctgcaagatttcataaataatgcagtaactgctaatataattccaacagactcttagcatcgctatgagtgagaaagtctcatcgtagtcaactccttgaacttgtcggaaaacatcttaatgacaagtcgagctttcttaatggtgacacctaccatcattgtccgtcttccttttaaaatccatctgtacccaacagccttacgaccatcaagtagttcttccaaagtctatactttgttttcatacatggatcctctcggattttatggcctcgagccattcgtcggaattcgggcccaccatcgcttctccatagctcgtaggttcattgttgtctagcaacatgacttccaagacaggattactgtaccactctgaaatagtacgcatccttgtcgacctgcgaggtttggtagtgacttgatctgaagtttcatgatcactatcattagttctacttcaattggtgtaggtgccacaggaataacttcatgtgccctgctacacactagttgaagtgacggttcaataacctcatcaagtccctaccatcctcccactcaattctttcgagaaaacttttccttgagaaaggacccgattctagaaacaaacccttttgcttccggatcagatataggaggtatacccaactgtttttgggtgtcctatgaagatgcatttatccgttttgggtttgagcttatcagcctgaaactttttcacataagcgtcgcaaccccaaacttttaagaaacaatagcttaggtttctctaaaccatagttcatacggtgtcgtctcaatggaattgcgtggtgccctatttaaagtgaatgcggttgtctctaatgcctaacccataaacgataatggtaattcgataagagacatcatggtatgcaccatatccaatagggtgcatttatgatgttcgaacacaccatcacactatggtgttccaggcggtattagtcgtgaaacaatttccacaatgtcttaattgtgtaccaaactcgtaactcagatatttatctctatgatcatatcatagacactttatcctcttgtcacgatgatcttcaacttcactccaaaataacttgaacctttcaatatttcagacttgtgtttcatcaagtaaatatacttagaatctactcaaagcatctgtgaagtaagagcataacgatactcactgcgtgcctcagcactcattggattgcacacataaaatgtattacttccaacaagttgctcttttgttccatctcactgaaaacgaggcctttcagtcatcttgcccatgcggtatgatttgcatgtctcaagtgattcaaaattaagtgagtccaaatgatccatctgcatggagtttattcatgcatatataccaatagacatggttcgcatgtctcaatcttttcaaaaacgagtgagtccaaagatccatcaacatggagcttcttcatgcgttttataccaatatgactcaaatggcagtgccacaagtatgtggtactatcattactatcttttggcatgaacatgtgtatcactacgatcgagattcaataaaccattcattttaggtgcaagaccattgaaggtattattcaaataaacagagtaaccattattctccttaaatgaataaccgtattgcgataaacataatccaatcatgtctatgctcaacgcaaacaccaaataacaattatttaggtttaacaccaatctcgatggtagatggagcatgcgatgcttgatcacatcaaccttggaaacacttccaacacatatcgtcatctcacctttagctagtctccgtttattccgcagcttttatttcgagttactaacacttagcaaccaaaccggtatctaataccctggtgctactaggagtactagtaaagtacacattaatataatgtatatctaatatacttctgtcgaccttgccagccttctcatctatgaagtatctagggtagttctgcttcagtgaccgttcccctcatttcagaagcacttagtctcgggtttgggttcaaccttgggtttcttcactagagcagcaactgatttgccatttcatgaagtatccctttcttgcccttgccctttttgaaactagtggttttactaaccatcaacaattgatgctcccacttgatttctactttcgcggtgtcaaacatcgcgaatagctcaaggatcatcatatctatccctgatatgttatagttcatcacgaagctctagtagcttggtggcggtgactttggagaaccatcactatctcatctggaagattaactcccactcgattcaagcaattatagtactcagacaatctgagcacatgctcaactattgagcttttctcccttagtttgcaggctaagaaacttgtcagaggtttcatacctcttgacgtgggcatgagcatgaaatcccaatttcagctcttggaacatctaatatgttccgcgacgtttcaataacatcttcggtgcctcaattctaaaccgtttaacattacgcactgaactatcacgtagtcatcaaaacgtgtatgtcagatgttcgcaacatccacaaacgacgctcgaggttcagcacaccgagcggtgcattaaggacataatccttctgtgcagcattgaggacaatcctcagtttacggacccagtccgcataattgctactgtcgactttcaactaaattttctctaggaacatatccaaaatagtagaactaaagcgtaagctatgacataatttgcaaaggccttttgactatgttcatgacaattaagttcatctgattatttaatgaactcccacttagatagacatccctctagtcatctaagtgatacatgatccgagtcaactaggccgtgtccgatcatcacgtgagacggactagtcatcatcggtgaacatcttcatgttgatcgtatctactatacgactcatgttcgacctttcggtctcttgtgttccgaggccatgtctgtacatgctaggctcgtcaagtcaacctaagtgtttcgcatgtgtaaatctggcttacacccgttgtatgcgaacgttagaatctatcacacccgatcatcacgtggtgcttcgaaacaacgaaccttcgcaacggtgcacagttagggggaacactttcttgaaattttagcgaggggtcatcttatttatgctaccgtcgttctaagcaaataagatgtaaacatgacaaacatcacatgcaaatcataaagtgacatgatatggccagtatcatcttgcgccttttgatctccatcttcgaggcgcggcatgatcaccttcgtcaccggcatgacaccatgatctccatcatcgtgtcttcatgaagttgtctcgccaactattacttctactactatggctaacggttagcaataaagtaaagtaattacatggtgctttcaatgacatgcaggtcatacaataaattaagacaactcctatggctcctgccggttgtcatactcatcgacatgcaagtcgtgattcctattacaagaacatgatcaatctcatacatcacatatatataattcgtcacatccttttggccatatcacatcacatagcataccctacaaaaacaagttagacgtcctctaattgttgttgcatgttttacgtggctgctatggggttctagcaagaacgtttcttacctacgcaaaagccacaacggtgatatgccaattgctatttacccttcataaggaccctcttcatcgaatccgatccgactaaattgggagagacagacacccgctagccaccttatgcatcaagtgcatgtcagtcggtggaacctgtctcacgtaagagtacgtgtaaggtcggtccgggccgcttcatcccacaatgccgccgaatcaagataagactagtaacggaaagcaaattgaacaaatcatcgcccacaactactttgtgttctactcgtgcatagaatctacgcatagacctagctcatgatgccactgttggggaacgtaacgataattcaaaattttcgtacgtgtcaccaagatcaatctaggagatgctagcaacgagagagagggagtgcatcttcatacccttgaagatcgctaagcggaagcgttacaggaacacggttgatggagtcgtactcgcggcgattcaaatcgcggaagatccgacctagcgccgaatggacggcgcctctgcgttcaacacacgtacagcccggggacgtctcctccttcttgatccagcaaggggagaggagaagttgagggagaactccagcagcacgatggcatggtggcaatggagctcgtggttctccggcagagcttcgctaagcactacggaggatgaggaggagttggaggaggagacggctgcgccagggaagggtGCGGCTACCCTCCCAcaccctcactatatatagggggaaggggagagggggccggcccctctagatggatctagaggaggaggcggcagccaggggaaaccctagatgggtttgggcgcccccatcccctaggaaacttgccccccaagccggcaggggcggctgccctaggggtggcgcccccacctctcctggttacgtgagaggggttgggaggggcgcacagccccttagtgggctggtttgccccttccccttggcccataaggcccccaacgcttgtcggggcctccgaaacccctttcggacatgctggccatagccaggtacccccggaacaattccggactccaatacccttcgtccaatataccgatcttcatctccgaaccattccggagctcctcgtcatgtccgggatctcatccgggactccgaacaaccttcggtaaccacatactatttcccataacaactctagcgtcaccgaaccttaagtgtgtagaccctacgggttcgggaaccatgcagacatgaccgagacacctctccggccaataaccaatagcgggatctagatacccatattggctcccacatgttccacgatgatctcatcggatgaaccacgatgtcggggattcaatcaatcccgtatacaattccctttgtctatcggtacgttacttgcccgagattagatcgtcggtatcccaatacctcgttcaatctcgttaccggcaagtctctttactcgttccgtaatgcatgatcccgtgactaactacttagtcacattgagctcattatgatgatgcattaccgagtgggcccagagatacctctccgtcatacggagtgacaaatcccagtctcgattcgtgccaacccaacagacactttcggagatacctgtcgtgcacctttatagccacccagttacgttgtgacgtttggtacacccaaagcattcctacggtatccgggagttgcacaatctcatggtctaaggaaacgatgcttgacattagaaaagctctagcaaacgaactacacgatcttgtgctatgcttaggattgggtcttgtccatcacatcattctcctaatgatgtgatcatgttatcaatgacatccaatgtccatggtcaggaaaccataaccatctattgatcaacgagctagtcaagtagaggcttactagggagatgttgtggtctacgtattcacacatgtattacggtttccagttaatacaattatagcatgaacaatagacaattatcatgaacaaggaaatacaataataaccatttattattgcctctagggcatattttcaacaatttttaatcacgTAAAGCCTAAAAAGGGAGTATTGGCGGGTCAAAATCGTGATGATAAGCTGCCCAAGGATTAAAGAAGGCAGGTTTATTATGCAGAATTGATTGCTACAAAAGAAGAAAATTAATAGCATGCACGATTAAGCTGGCTAGCACTTGTAGGGTTACAAGGTATCCTTTGAGCCGCCCATACAACAGTGGTCAAGTAGGCAATTACAGATCTGGAATTGAATGAAATTTCACTAAGTGCTaggcaaacaagtttcacagattctGCCTATAATTTAAGATCTACAGCAGTTCAAAAAACAGGTGGAAATTATTAAACCTAAAACACTGAGGACGAACTACTATGTTGGGGAGTGAATCTCAACAGAAGGGAATAAATCTGTGGTTGATAGCAGATACGAAAGTAATCAAAGTGTGACTTCAGCATCGCATCTGGGCTCGACTAAGTAACATGATAGATGAACTACGAATGAGCTTGATGAACTTCGATGAACACCGAAGAACTAGGTGAACCCTAATGCAGATTGGAATTAAAGGGAGATGGGTACCTAGTGATGCTAATAGTCgagatcaggttgatgcagcggccaggTTGATGCAGTcggcgggggcggcggagctccggTGGGGTCGGTcgtcgcgaggaggaagaagaggcagAGGCAAGGGTAAAAATGAAAAGGAAGGCCcctgtccctatttataaggagatgATAAGATGGCATGTGCGGAAATCGAGGAGGTAAAATGATTATGTTAACCGTGCGGGCGCCTCGACTTTCGGGAAGTCCATTAAGATAGAGATCCGTTGAGATACCCTGGGTCTTGTGCAGAATTAACGCACATGaggtcatggcgggttacaatggTTCTGTTTATGTGACGTCATGGTGGGTTATAGCGGTCTGCTAAAGATTCGGCACTGATGCATATTTTTTAGACAGtgaagattgatatgaacaagttcaaatcaacctggggcctaatgttggggatatatcTCCGAGgtgtgacccgcccaggaggggccgggttacaccgTTGGAGGTTTAACatgaagaaggttcaaagaggcCCAAGGAGAAGCACGAAGACGGTGGCTCTTGGAGGCAGGCCTAGTGAAGGCCCAAGACCTGGGTCTGTGAAGTGCCGTATGAAGACTTGCTCTGTAAGACTTAATTAATTAGAAACTGAGCCGGTCACGTTGTGTGagtcggccgggactctgtaagcctcCGGGTCTCGGcctatgtatataaaggtgaCCCGGCGgtgggttaactcaagaaacaagtaatcgagaactaggtcaagcgtattcgctccctggtaatcgagacTCAAGCAATACTACtaaaagcaggagtaggcttttacctcagtgagaggggccgaacctgggtaaaccctTTGTGTCTCTCGTTCCCattcaaccccttcaagctaactacgttgcaatggctccacacctaagtctttttgctaggacatctgtcgtgacaaatccacgacagtaaGGTTCAGTAGGgtaacatggatcatatcattgGGAATAATAAGGTGTAGTCATTAAACGTCCAAAGCTCTTGTCTGATTTCATTACTTAATTATCGAGACAACCCCGCGCGATAGGTAGGGCTTGCGGTAGGACAACTTATTCTTGATGCAGGACTCGTGCTGGTCAAGATGTTATTTGGACACATTCCCCACTTCGATCCGTAACAAGCACATCTCGATGGGTGACTTCCAGCGCATAAATTAATATCCTATTTGATCCGCGTGCAAATACGAGGTTGTAAACATTAAGACCTCATACCCGTACCTTTTTTATTATAAGTGTTTGACTCACTATTTGCTTGCTCCGGCCAAAAGCTGAATTTGACACTTTGGCAAAAGCTTGCTAGAGACCATCGCTTCAAGGTAATCTTCCTCTCGTGTGTTCGATAACTCAGGGTCACCTCTTGGGAAATAGGTGCGGGATACACTTTTCTGTTCCATTACCAGATCAATAAAAGGAGGTATCAGCGAGCCACCTCACACCTGCGCACCCTATGCCGGAGCCGCCAAATGAGATGTGGGACATGGAAACCACGACCGTTTGCACGACTCGGCTTGGTAATCTTCCTTCCTATACCTCAGACAATGAACCACGTTCGTGCAGAAGGCCGACATGTGATCCGACAATAAACAGTTGTAGCACAAACCTTGCAATTCGTGGAGGAGTCTGGGTTTGGGACGGGGTGTCGAGAGAGGATGGAATGGTCGGCGTTGCCTCCATGACTCCTGCGATTGAGGGGTCCTCTTGCTCAAGGATCCGGTGGGGGCACGATGATGGATTGTAGGGCCGACGATAGGGGAGGCACCACCAGCGACAACGGTGAGGAGCTCATGTCTGAACCTGAGATCTGGACGCAGTCCCTGAAGAAACTATCGTTCAATAGGGACACCGGAGAGGGGGGTGGACGCTGTCATCGAAGTGGTGGGCAGCAAACACTAGCTCTCTGCAAGGCGTTATGCCCTCTCTACCAGAAACAAGTTTTTTCTAGTTCTCACTATCTATATTCGAAAATGCTAGACTTACATAAGAATTAATTTCTACGTATTGAAGTTACGTGCTGGCTTGTCCTGTTTTTACTTGTCTAATTAACCGGGCCTCCTAATTAACCACTCATTCCCCCAAATTCAACAAGGTGTCCCGGTGGTCATACATAATATTTTCATAGCTTGCCCGTAGGTGTAGCATTGCTCATCTATATTTTATGCACTTCAATGTCTAGATGATTGTAGTACGTGTTTTAGCTACGAAGTGTGTAAATTGTAGCTATGTATTTGAACTCTGTGTGTAGCTTTGTGCTTGAATTTCCAAATTGTTGACGAAATTAATGATTAATGATAAAACTGTTTGAAGTAGCTATGTGAAGAATAAAATTTATAAAAATAATCCATCGGAAagtttttttttataaaaaacaCCATGTATTAATTAACTTAAAATGTTCGTACAATCATTCATAACAAACTTTGCCACGCAGGGCGGAACGGAATGAAAAAGAAAACCATCAGATCTATTATCAAAACTAAACTTTGCAATCTGATGAGCCACTATATTAGCCCTCCTGTTGGTCTTAGAAATCTGTAAACTCACCAACAACTTTGAGAAATCTACAGCTTCCTTCTTTAGATGAACAAGGGATGATCTGTCCGTATAATCTTTTCCAAAAACGGAGGCCACAAAGGAACAGCCAGTTTCCAAATGACGGGCATGTCTAGTGTCATACCAATATATAGGCCGGACAGGGACGCTCTAAGTTCCGCTTCCGTGACGCTATAGCAAGCACCAATATAATCCCAGGAGGATAGGATCACTTGTCCACAGTGATTTCTAACAACCACCCCCACGCTCGCAGCTTCAATGGCCTCTACAAAACTTGCGTCGACATTAATCTTGCAGACGTCTGGGGTAGGTGGCCTCCAAAGAGTAACCTTCCTCTCAATGTTATTGGTTGGCTGAAGATCCAGCTCCACTTGCTTCCCTTTACTGCATATCTCCACCTGCATTTTAGCATGACAAGACGAGAAAGATGCCCAATAATTTTCGACAAAACTCATCGAGGCTGGGATGGATTCCATTCCCTTACCAAAGATTAAATCATTCCTCAAGTGCCAAGCTCTCCAGAACTCATCGGAAAGTTCTTTGAAATGCGCATCCAATAACATATTTTTTGTGACCTATAACTTACATTTTGTTGATAAAATTAGTGATATGAAGTGACCGTATTATATGAAAAATAGAGGGAGTAAAATAGACAAATACCAGACAAACGGATACACTCCTTAGGTGCCATCCTCAATCGCCCATTTAGCCGAGGACCTCGAAGATGCCCTAGTCCAAGTTCCACTCATTTTCACAACCGTAGTCAAATGTGCTTTTTTTCGGGTAAACACTTGTATTACTCAATCACCGGTCATATTACAATCAACTTTGCAAAGGTCTACTGCCTCTGGCGGTCCTGAGCCCAACTAAACCACAATTCTTTTCTCGGTTCTAGCAAAGTTTGTCAAAGAATCACTAACAACATTTTGGCTGCACTTAACATGAGCTATACAAGTTTTGCAGAGGGAAAGCAAGTGTTTGATCTCTGCTACTGAAAAAGCAAAGCACTAATCTATCCACATCTTCATTCTTGAAAATGTTCACCACAGAGACAGAGTCTACCTCTAGCAAAATAGAAAGAATTGATCGTTGAATCGCTAAGGATAAACCCTCCATACATGCACAGAACTCATCCTCCATTGCATCTCTGCAAGAAAAAAGTTCCTTGCACGATGAATAACTTGTGTTGCATGTGTTGTCACGAAGAACCATTCCAGCTCCAACACCATCATCCGGCGACCAAGATCCatcagaggaggaggagcccaGTTGTGAGTCTGATCAAATGTGTTTCTCGGCCACGTCCACTTGCTAATCATGCTCAATCCGGCCGTCTTCCACTAACCTTCTATTTTGTTGGTACAACTTTAAGTAGACTTGGTTAtcatattattattttttgtagCCTCGGTTATCATATTGGTTACATTATTGGGGTTGGGACACAATtacttttttttctttgttttctgtTATATTTTCCCCTTTGACCTTTGTTCAGGGTTTTTACCATATTCATGTGGCCATCTTGGCCACTTAGTAATGCCATTTCATTCCCTTGAGCCTTCTTATGGGGTTTTACCCTATTCTTGTGGCTAAGTTAAATTCATCGAAAACAAAAAACACACAAACAATCATATAATATTCCAACCTGAGCTCCCCGATGTTTCGCATCCCAGACACTGTTCTGACATGAACACCTCGTTCGTTGGCCGTGCCTCTCCTGCTTCTATATGCCGGTCGAGCTCCGCCAAGAGAGGAACAAGCCGTAAAATTGTCATCGATTCCATGACGTCGAGATTCATTGCATGACATGTTTTTTGGAAAACAAATAGCAGACCATCGGAGAAAAGTTTcattatactccctctgtaactAAATATAGGGCATTTTTTATGCCCTATACAAAATAAAAAAGCGGCTGACATTTTGATACAAAGGTACTTTCTCTATCCCACAATTTAAGATGTTTTTTGACTCCAGTGTAGTGtgaaaaaacgtcttacattatgagaTGAAGGATGTAGTAATTTTTTTAAAGTTAACACCGTATAAACGAAAATGTTTACATACACATACCTACATAATCACACGCACATACGCTATGAAAAAAAGGAGCGTTCCGCGAACAGCCCAAAAGGGCAGCACAAGTTGCCAACTGCCATTTTCACCGATGAAGTCAATCCTCAAAAAAAGACTCGTGAGCATCCGTCCAACCCGAGCAGAGCGGATGTCTGTCCCGCGTCCCATTGACAATTCAATCCCCACGCACCGTCCTCACCTCAACAGCTCTCGCCTCGCCATGCCTCTCCCCGTCCTGCTCGCCCTGCTCTGCGCCCTACACGCTCCCGCGAGCTCCGCGTCCACGGAGACGTACTCCCTCTCGCCAGGCCAGTTGCTCGCCGGCGGCGACAAGCTCGTCTCCAGCGGCGGCAAGTTCGCGCTCGGCTTCATCCAGATCCCAGGCAGCGACAGCAAAccctccggctccggcggcaACAGCACTCAGTTACGCATATGGTTCAACCGTGTTCCCAAGCTGACCTCGGTGTGGGTAGCCAACAGGGGAGGCAGCCCGGTGACAGGCGCCGCCTCCCCGGAGCTCACGAtctccggcgacggcaacctcGTCATCGTGGACCACGGCAAAGTCGCCTGGTCCACCCAAGCCGCCGCCACAGCCAGCAACAACAGGACGGTCCTCCTTCTCCTGGACACCGGGAACCTCGTCCTGCGCAGCGCCTCCGACGTGCTGTGGCAGAGCTTCGACCACCCCACGGACACTCTGCTCCCCGGCGCCACCATCGGGCTGGACAAGGTCACCGGCCGGAGCCGCCGCCTCGTCTCCAGCAAGAACCGGATCGACCAGGCTCTGGGCCTCTACTCCATGGAGCTGGGCCGCAGCGGCGTCGTCCAGATGCTGTGGGACTCGTCCGTGCCGTACTGGTCCAGCGGGGAGTGGAACGGCGGGTACTTCAGCTCGGTGCCGGGGATGACCGCCCGCCACCTGTTTGGCTTCACGTTCGTCAACGACGACCGGGAGGTGTCCTTCGCCTACCACCTGCTCGACGAAACGATCACCATGTACAGCTTCCTGGACGTGTCCGGGCAGAGGAAGGTGTTGGCCTGGCACGAGGCTACGCAGAACTGGGCGACGGTCTACACCCACCCCACCGCGCAGTGCGAGGTACACGCCGCCTGCGGGCCATTTACGGTCTGCGACGACAACGCGCCGACGCGGTGCAGCTGCATGAAGGGATTCTCCGTGGGTTCGCCTGAGGATTGGGACCTTGATGATCGGAGCACGAGCGGATGCAGGAGGAACACTCAGCTGAATTGTGCTAGCATTAGCAGCGGCACCATGGTTGGCATGGCTGACATGTTCTACGCCATGCCGTCCGTCAGATTGCCCTataatccccacagcgccgttgGACATGTCGCCAGCGCAGTCGAATGCGAGCAGGTCTGTCTGAGCAACTGCTCTTGCAGTGCATATACCTTTGGAAGTGGTGGCTGTTCTATGTGGCATGGTGGATTGCTGAATGTAAAACAACACCACCAGATTGATGGTGCTTCCAGCGGTGATGGCGAAATTCTTCACATCCGCCTCGCGGCAAAAGAGTTCCGGACTCGGAAAAACAACAATGTAGTTATCATTTTAGGTGCCATTGGTGCAGGCCTCAACGCTCTGGGTATCTTGGTACTCATCGTAGTGCTACGCAGGACCAGGAGGAACAAAAGGTACAGTGAAACATTAGACAAAATCCATGGTGGTAGTGGGCTTGTTTCATTCAGATACAGCGATTTGCGGCGTGCAACTAGAGATTTCTCGGAGAAGATTGGGGCAGGTGGTTTTGGTTCTGTGTTCAAGGGGTCACTAAATGATTCGACCACTATAGCCGTGAAAAGGCTTCACGGTTGTTATCAACAAGAGAAGCAATTCAGGGCTGAGGTGAGTTCAATTGGAATCCTCCACCATACAAATTTAGTCAAAATAGTTGGTTTTTGTTGTGAGGGCGACAAGAAGCTTCTTGTCTATGAACACATGCCAAATAGTTCCCTTGATGCCCATCTGTTCAGGAGCAGTGCCAAAACTCTGAATTGGAGAACCAGATACCAAATAGCTCTTGGAGTTGCGAGGGGGCTGGCATACTTGCACGAGAGCTGCCTGGACTACATCATACACTGTGATATAAAGCCGCAAAACATACTTCTGGACGCATTGTTTGTTCCTAAGATTGCTGACTTTGGGATGGCAAAGCTTCTGACAAGGGATTTTAGCCGGGTCATGACCACAACCAGGGGCACAATTGGGTACCTTGCCCCTGAATGGATCAGTGGAGTGGCTATCACACCCAAAGTCGATGTGTATGGATATGGGATGGTGCTACTGGAGATCATATCGGGGAGGATGAACGCGAACGGAGAATGCGGCAGCAGTGGTGATGGCATTGTTTATTTCCCCATCCAGGTGGCACGCAAGCTTCTCGAGGGAAATGTCAC contains:
- the LOC109781577 gene encoding G-type lectin S-receptor-like serine/threonine-protein kinase At2g19130, with amino-acid sequence MKSILKKRLVSIRPTRAERMSVPRPIDNSIPTHRPHLNSSRLAMPLPVLLALLCALHAPASSASTETYSLSPGQLLAGGDKLVSSGGKFALGFIQIPGSDSKPSGSGGNSTQLRIWFNRVPKLTSVWVANRGGSPVTGAASPELTISGDGNLVIVDHGKVAWSTQAAATASNNRTVLLLLDTGNLVLRSASDVLWQSFDHPTDTLLPGATIGLDKVTGRSRRLVSSKNRIDQALGLYSMELGRSGVVQMLWDSSVPYWSSGEWNGGYFSSVPGMTARHLFGFTFVNDDREVSFAYHLLDETITMYSFLDVSGQRKVLAWHEATQNWATVYTHPTAQCEVHAACGPFTVCDDNAPTRCSCMKGFSVGSPEDWDLDDRSTSGCRRNTQLNCASISSGTMVGMADMFYAMPSVRLPYNPHSAVGHVASAVECEQVCLSNCSCSAYTFGSGGCSMWHGGLLNVKQHHQIDGASSGDGEILHIRLAAKEFRTRKNNNVVIILGAIGAGLNALGILVLIVVLRRTRRNKRYSETLDKIHGGSGLVSFRYSDLRRATRDFSEKIGAGGFGSVFKGSLNDSTTIAVKRLHGCYQQEKQFRAEVSSIGILHHTNLVKIVGFCCEGDKKLLVYEHMPNSSLDAHLFRSSAKTLNWRTRYQIALGVARGLAYLHESCLDYIIHCDIKPQNILLDALFVPKIADFGMAKLLTRDFSRVMTTTRGTIGYLAPEWISGVAITPKVDVYGYGMVLLEIISGRMNANGECGSSGDGIVYFPIQVARKLLEGNVTSFVDDRLNGDVIIDEVERACKVACWCIQDREFERPTMGKVVQILEGLVEVDTPPMPKLLEAIAGRSNSACT